The Clostridium sporogenes region ATTAAATTATAAAGGCAATGGTATTTCTGCTAAATTATTTTATGATGGCAAAGTTTCAGAAGCAATGGCACTTATATATGAAAGATATAAGCAACATAAACAAACTTATTCAAATCTTTCTCAAATAGATATAGACCATTTACAAAGTGTAGCTTCATATATTAATGATCATTATGCTAATGAATTACCTCTATGTAAATTGTGTAAAATAGCTTGCATGGGAAGTACTAAATTCAAAAAATCCTTCAAAGAATTATATAAATGTACTGCTACTGAATATATACAGAATCGTCGTATGAGCCAAGCTGAGCATCTTTTAGCAGATACAGATTTGACAATAGGCCAAGTTTCTAACATTGTAGGTTATAAAAGTGCTAGTAGATTTTCAGAACTTTTTAAAAAAAGCACTGGCTTATGTCCTATTGAATATAGACATTTGTCAAAGCGTAAACTTTAACCTGAATCTTTATAGTGAAAAGCTAATTACTTGCTATATAAATCAATATATAAAAAACAAATTATATTTACAATTTATTTACATACCGCTGAGGCCCTTAAAAAAGAGCTGATGATATATTAGAATTAACTAAATTACCATCAGCTCGGAAATTTTATTAGATTATTTACCTCTTAGAAAGGCTCCATGAAGCAGCTTCCTTTCGTTCACTTACAAATTTTTTATAAATACCTTCTTTTAAAATTAATTCTTCATGCCTTCCTTGTTGAACAATTTTTCCATCATCCACTACCAATATCTGATCAGCATGACGAACGGTTTTTAGTCGATGTGCAATCATAATAATTGTTTTATTCTTAGTCAGCTCTTCAAAAGCTTTCTGTAAATGTGCTTCATTTTCTGGATCAACATTTGCAGTTGCTTCATCAAATATAATAATAGGTGCATCCTTTAAAATTGCCCTAGCTATAGATATTCTTTGTTTTTCTCCTCCTGAAAGAGAAAAACCTTTTTCTCCTATTATTGTATCGTAGTTATTTGGAAGTGACATGATGAAGTCATGACAACTGGCTTTCTTTGCCGCCTCAATAACCTCCTGCCTTGTTGCATTTGGATTACCAAAACGAATATTATTTTCAATGGTATCATGAAAAAGATATACATTTTGAAAAACCATACTAATCTGATTCATAAGAGATTCCAGTGTATAATTTCTAATATCCGTTCCTCCAATTGTAATTCTCCCTCTATCTACATCCCAAAATCTAGCTATAAGATTACAAATTGTGGTCTTTCCAGAACCGCTTGGCCCAATGATAGCTGTCATTGTTTTATCTTTCATATGAATGTTTATATCCTTTAAAATCTGACGCTTTTCATAGGAAAAATCAACATGCTCTAAAATAATATCATGGTTTTTAGGTTTTTCTTCATGTCCTTTTTCATCCATAACAGGAGTATCATCCATTTGATTTGCCTGTTCAATTGAACTGCCGCATATGCGAAGTATAGCAACACCATGTCCTACTGATTCTATCTGCTCAAAGATAATAAAAGAAATAACAATAAACATTAGTGAATAGGTAAGCTCCATTGTTCCCTTGAAATAAAATAATAATGAAGCTGCTATTATAATTATACTAAAAACACGTAAAATCACCTGCTGCATAATAGTATATGGCGTAATCAGCTGTTCCATGGCAAGGTTTGTATCTCTACTGTTTTCAATGGCCAAATCAACTTTTTTGTTATCAATTTTTGTAAGATTAAATGACTTTACAATACCCATTCCCTGGATAGTTTCTAAAATGCTTTCTACAAGCTCTGCCTGGGCCTTCTGCCTTTTTGGGGCGGTGCTTCTTGATTTTTTCTCCATAGAAGAGGTGATAAAACAAAATAAAAACACCCCAATTGCAGTAATAAGTCCTATTCTCCAGTCAAAAAACAACATATAAATGGTAAATACAATAGTAGTAATAAATCCGCCTAATGTAAGAACCATAACCATAGGAGCTGTGGTTTCTACATCTCCAAGAACTGTTGTACATATACCAGTAATATTTCCAAGGCTGCTTTGATTGAAAAATCCCATAGGTATAACCTTCATTTTATTACCAATAAAAACCCTTTTATTTGCAGCCATAAAATATCCTGCATGGGTCTGCTGAAGCTGTGAAAAATAATTTGTCACTATTTTTCCTATAATACTAATCAGCATCAAAGCTAAAATGTACCATATTGTTTTTACTTCTGCTTCTTTTTTTACAAGTGCCTGAATTGTAAGAAATATAGCACCTATTTGAAGCATATGAAATATTGCATTTATAAAACCTAATATAATAGAATTCCTAATATTTTTTTGTTCTTTGCCAGCAAATTTCCATATTTTACGAAAAATTTCTATCATGCTTGTTCACCATCCTTTACTCCCATATGAGCATTCCACATATTTTGGTATAGTTCAGACTCTTTTAATAACTCTTCGTGAGTTCCTGATGCATCAATTTTTCCATTATTCACAAGTAAAATCTGATCAGCACCAGCAATTGTAGATAGGCGGTGTGCAATCATAATAAGTGTTTTTCCCTGCACCAATTTAGAAATTGCCTTTTGAAGAATGGCTTCATTCTCTGGATCAACATAAGCAGTTGCCTCATCTAATATAACTATTGGTGCATCCTTTAACATAGCTCTTGCAATGGCAATTCTTTGTCGCTCTCCACCAGATAAATGAGCTCCGCCACCTCCAACATTAGTATCATATCCATGTTCTAACTTTCGAATAAATGTATCACAACATGCTTTTTTTGCAACTTCTTCCACTTCTTTATCCATAGCATTTTCTTTTCCCATACGAATATTTTCACGAATTGTATCATCAAATAAGAAATTATCCTGAGATACATATGCTATACTGTCAGCTATCTGAGCAAGTGGAATCTGTCTAATGTCTTTTCCGCCAATATGAATTGTTCCTTCATCAACATCCCAGAACCCAGCAATAAGCTTTGCAATAGTGGACTTTCCACTTCCACTTGGTCCAACAAAAGCATTGACGGTTCCCTGACATATTTTCAAACTAACATCCCTTAATACACTGCCTTTATCTTCCTCATAAGCAAAAGAAACATGCTCTAATTCAATATCTGTTCTTGAAAGGTTCTGATATTCTTTTGGATGATGCTGCTCCTTTGCCTGTAAAATAGTTTCCACAGACTGGATAATTGTGCCTGTCTGTGCCAATGAATCAATAAAATTTGAAGCAGCAATAATTGGTTCTACAATTCCCATAGATAAAATCATAACCATGATAAACTTTGAAGAAGATATACTTCCATTTAGGTAAAATCCTAATCCTAGGGGAAGTACACCAACTAAAACAGCTGGACTAACATTACGATAACACGCCATGGCAAGCTGGGCACTTTTCATCCATCCATAAAAGAAACCAGCATTTGCATTCACTGCATCAACATAGCCTGCATATGCTTCTTTCCCCTGATTAAAAGCTTTTATGACTTCAATTCCATTTACATATTCTACAATGGAATCATTCATTTTTTTCCCTATTTGAACCGATTCTTCATATTTTGCAGGATAAGTTTTCATTGTAGTCATCATAAAAATCATGCCAATTGGTAATGTAGCCATTGATATTAGTGCCAGTCTCCAGTCAATTGTAAAAAGAAATACAAGAAGCATAAAAGGTGAAAGAAGATTAGATGTCATTTCAGGTAATAAATGAGCTAATGTTTTTTCCATACTCTCAATCTGATCAACTAAAATACTCTTCCATCTTCCTATAGACTGATTTTGTAGAGTACCCATGGAAAGATTCGATAATTTACGTAAACACTTATTTCTTATTTCTGCCAACACAGCAAAGGTTGCTATATGTGACTGTGAAGTTGAAAAAGTTGTAAGAAGTACTTTTCCAATGCTACCTACAAGTGCTAAAATAAGCCACTGAATATAACTATTCATTTCTGTTGTACCATTTAGAAGCATGATGATAATTTTCCCTGCACAAAAATATGGTATAAATCCTGAAGTGACCCCTAAAATGGCTAGTACAATGGCAAACTTAAGCCTTTTGTGTTCTGATTTTGCCAATATCCATATTCTCTTTAACGGACTTTCCTTTTTTTGATTCA contains the following coding sequences:
- a CDS encoding ABC transporter ATP-binding protein — translated: MIEIFRKIWKFAGKEQKNIRNSIILGFINAIFHMLQIGAIFLTIQALVKKEAEVKTIWYILALMLISIIGKIVTNYFSQLQQTHAGYFMAANKRVFIGNKMKVIPMGFFNQSSLGNITGICTTVLGDVETTAPMVMVLTLGGFITTIVFTIYMLFFDWRIGLITAIGVFLFCFITSSMEKKSRSTAPKRQKAQAELVESILETIQGMGIVKSFNLTKIDNKKVDLAIENSRDTNLAMEQLITPYTIMQQVILRVFSIIIIAASLLFYFKGTMELTYSLMFIVISFIIFEQIESVGHGVAILRICGSSIEQANQMDDTPVMDEKGHEEKPKNHDIILEHVDFSYEKRQILKDINIHMKDKTMTAIIGPSGSGKTTICNLIARFWDVDRGRITIGGTDIRNYTLESLMNQISMVFQNVYLFHDTIENNIRFGNPNATRQEVIEAAKKASCHDFIMSLPNNYDTIIGEKGFSLSGGEKQRISIARAILKDAPIIIFDEATANVDPENEAHLQKAFEELTKNKTIIMIAHRLKTVRHADQILVVDDGKIVQQGRHEELILKEGIYKKFVSERKEAASWSLSKR
- a CDS encoding ABC transporter ATP-binding protein; amino-acid sequence: MNQKKESPLKRIWILAKSEHKRLKFAIVLAILGVTSGFIPYFCAGKIIIMLLNGTTEMNSYIQWLILALVGSIGKVLLTTFSTSQSHIATFAVLAEIRNKCLRKLSNLSMGTLQNQSIGRWKSILVDQIESMEKTLAHLLPEMTSNLLSPFMLLVFLFTIDWRLALISMATLPIGMIFMMTTMKTYPAKYEESVQIGKKMNDSIVEYVNGIEVIKAFNQGKEAYAGYVDAVNANAGFFYGWMKSAQLAMACYRNVSPAVLVGVLPLGLGFYLNGSISSSKFIMVMILSMGIVEPIIAASNFIDSLAQTGTIIQSVETILQAKEQHHPKEYQNLSRTDIELEHVSFAYEEDKGSVLRDVSLKICQGTVNAFVGPSGSGKSTIAKLIAGFWDVDEGTIHIGGKDIRQIPLAQIADSIAYVSQDNFLFDDTIRENIRMGKENAMDKEVEEVAKKACCDTFIRKLEHGYDTNVGGGGAHLSGGERQRIAIARAMLKDAPIVILDEATAYVDPENEAILQKAISKLVQGKTLIMIAHRLSTIAGADQILLVNNGKIDASGTHEELLKESELYQNMWNAHMGVKDGEQA